A single region of the Xiphias gladius isolate SHS-SW01 ecotype Sanya breed wild chromosome 17, ASM1685928v1, whole genome shotgun sequence genome encodes:
- the LOC120802727 gene encoding ankyrin repeat domain-containing protein SOWAHA-like, which translates to MSLTQESVLSLLIARGGRVKKSDLVGKFKGSIDCADPAERERNRELFKTFVNNVAFVREIDGVRYVVIRKTYQHLLESVRTAEGRVEKTENEETPQTGEQQRPPARTERTESSAAEGGERAAAAEPDQEQASESSDNPTELLSAIQLALQRSKYTDNRVKRMLNFEIQKQETNVDSCSRRGAVNGPTTIQSKPYALPLRMPPSATRVEIHKLMVEPDDPPEGPKMDASRNKRRSLSVSSISSPQPRGAVKSTNASEEHKDTRIPSMVPLEQSEHEWLVKCATGHWSQVYGLLLRDSQLAEKRDFMSGFTALHWAAKCGNSEMLVKIIDLSRKGGVDVDINAKTHGGYTPLHIAALHDQEYIMAMLVGEYQADVSIRDNCGKKAYHYLHKGISGTVREMLVGPKARQARDRALSEKEELDLFPDLSKGLHSISRLFQPNMTGQRKKHKQRPGFYSLSEDPSEEREDSSSEFRQRVVSDALM; encoded by the coding sequence ATGTCTCTTACGCAAGAATCCGTCCTGTCTCTGCTGATAGCGAGGGGGGGCAGAGTGAAGAAGTCCGACTTAGTGGGTAAGTTTAAAGGTTCAATAGACTGCGCCGATCCCGCAGAGAGAGAGCGGAACAGGGAGCTTTTCAAGACCTTTGTCAACAACGTCGCCTTCGTCAGAGAAATCGACGGTGTCCGGTACGTTGTCATCAGGAAAACGTATCAGCATTTGTTGGAGAGTGTCCGCACCGCGGAGGGCCGTGtggaaaagactgaaaatgaagagACCCCGCAGACAGGTGAGCAGCAGCGCCCACCTGCGCGGACTGAGAGGACGGAGAGCTCTGCGGCcgaaggaggggagagagcgGCTGCTGCTGAACCTGACCAAGAACAGGCAAGCGAAAGTAGTGACAATCCCACGGAACTGCTGTCTGCTATACAGCTGGCACTGCAGAGGAGCAAATATACAGATAATAGAGTTAAAAGGATGCTGAATTTTGAGATCCAGAAGCAGGAAACAAATGTAGACAGCTGCTCGAGAAGGGGTGCGGTGAATGGGCCCACCACCATCCAGAGCAAACCCTACGCCTTGCCTCTGAGAATGCCACCCAGCGCCACCAGGGTGGAGATCCACAAACTGATGGTGGAGCCAGATGATCCTCCTGAAGGTCCGAAAATGGATGCCTCCAGGAACAAGAGAAGATCCCTGTCAGTCAGCAGCATCAGCTCCCCCCAGCCACGGGGGGCGGTGAAGAGCACCAATGCGTCGGAGGAGCACAAAGACACAAGGATTCCCTCCATGGTTCCCCTTGAGCAGTCAGAGCATGAATGGCTTGTCAAGTGTGCCACCGGCCACTGGAGCCAGGTTTACGGCCTGCTGCTGAGAGACAGCCAGCTGGCCGAGAAGAGGGACTTCATGTCAGGGTTCACCGCTCTGCACTGGGCAGCCAAGTGTGGAAACAGTGAAATGCTTGTGAAGATTATTGACCTATCGAGGAAAGGAGGAGTTGATGTTGACATTAACGCAAAAACACACGGCGGATACACTCCTTTGCACATTGCCGCCTTGCACGACCAGGAGTACATCATGGCCATGCTGGTGGGGGAGTACCAGGCTGATGTAAGTATCAGGGACAATTGCGGGAAGAAGGCCTACCACTATCTGCACAAAGGAATTTCTGGGACTGTGAGAGAGATGCTGGTTGGACCCAAAGCCAGGCAGGCTCGGGACAGGGCCCTGTCTGAGAAGGAAGAGCTGGACCTGTTCCCAGATCTCTCCAAGGGCCTGCATTCAATAAGCCGTCTCTTCCAGCCAAACATGACAGGCCAAAGGAAGAAGCACAAGCAGAGGCCAGGATTTTACTCCCTGAGCGAAGACCCTAGtgaggaaagagaggacagCAGCAGCGAATTCAGACAAAGAGTTGTGTCAGATGCCttaatgtaa